A window of Leptotrichia wadei contains these coding sequences:
- a CDS encoding hemolysin family protein, with the protein MSEGSLLLQIVIIIILTGINAFFSSAEMAIVSLNKNKLKILIEEGNKKAILLDNLLKEPSKFLSTIQVGITLASFFASASAATGLSQFLSEALKPLNIPYSSQISMILITFILSYVTLVFGELIPKRIALRNSENIALSSVGVIVFISTIFSPFVKFLTFSTNLVLTILRMKEDNIEEKVSKEELRSLVEVGKEHGVINESEQEMIENIIEFDEKIAREIMIPRTKVFLIDKNISIHELFENKEIGKYSRIPVYENEADNIIGILLTKDLMMEAYKKGFDDIKISDLVQEAYFVPETKNVNELFNEMQLEKKHITILIDEYGGFSGIVTLEDLIEEVMGNIDDEFDDEDLSIHQISKNKYLVNGDVSLYDLNDNFHFELESKYYDTLSGILIENLGYIPEDNENIEPITINGVVFKPQRVRNKKIEKVVMTFDKEKLEEEKMKNKENEED; encoded by the coding sequence ATGTCTGAGGGCAGTTTATTATTACAAATTGTAATAATAATAATTTTAACGGGAATTAATGCTTTTTTTTCCAGTGCGGAAATGGCTATTGTTTCGTTAAATAAAAATAAACTAAAAATATTAATTGAAGAGGGGAATAAAAAGGCAATTTTACTTGATAACTTACTAAAAGAACCGAGTAAATTTCTATCTACTATTCAAGTTGGAATTACTCTGGCAAGTTTTTTCGCATCAGCATCAGCAGCAACTGGATTGTCACAATTTCTTTCAGAAGCTTTAAAACCTTTAAATATACCATATAGCAGCCAAATTTCAATGATTTTGATAACTTTTATATTATCTTATGTTACGCTAGTTTTTGGAGAATTGATTCCAAAAAGAATTGCACTTAGAAATTCTGAAAATATCGCTTTATCATCAGTTGGAGTTATTGTTTTTATTTCAACAATATTCTCTCCATTTGTAAAATTTTTAACATTTTCTACAAATTTAGTACTTACAATTTTGAGAATGAAAGAAGATAATATTGAAGAAAAAGTATCAAAGGAAGAGTTGCGTTCTCTTGTAGAAGTTGGTAAAGAACATGGAGTTATTAATGAATCTGAACAGGAAATGATTGAAAATATTATTGAATTTGATGAAAAAATTGCACGGGAAATAATGATTCCAAGAACAAAAGTATTTTTAATTGATAAAAATATTTCAATCCATGAACTTTTTGAAAATAAAGAAATTGGGAAATATTCACGTATTCCAGTTTATGAAAATGAGGCAGACAATATTATTGGAATTCTACTAACTAAAGATTTGATGATGGAAGCCTATAAAAAAGGATTTGATGATATAAAGATATCCGACTTGGTTCAAGAGGCATATTTTGTTCCTGAAACAAAAAATGTAAATGAACTTTTTAATGAAATGCAGCTTGAAAAAAAACATATTACAATATTAATCGATGAATATGGAGGATTTTCAGGAATTGTTACACTTGAAGACTTAATTGAAGAAGTTATGGGAAATATTGATGATGAGTTTGATGATGAGGATTTGTCAATTCATCAAATTTCAAAAAATAAATATCTAGTCAATGGTGATGTTTCATTATATGACTTAAATGACAACTTTCACTTTGAACTTGAATCTAAATATTATGATACTTTAAGTGGTATTTTAATTGAAAATCTTGGATATATTCCAGAAGATAATGAAAATATTGAGCCAATTACAATTAACGGAGTTGTATTTAAACCTCAACGAGTAAGAAATAAAAAAATCGAAAAAGTAGTTATGACATTTGACAAGGAAAAATTAGAAGAAGAAAAAATGAAAAACAAAGAAAATGAAGAGGATTAA
- a CDS encoding Gfo/Idh/MocA family oxidoreductase, whose product MYGTRGCFIKETEDRQEEHLKLFYMPYHPDFGIDSPKHYGTLIYYDNKENYHEEKVISERGDYGRVYDDLYEAIKNGKEKTIKDEEILYQIKILEEGSKNLK is encoded by the coding sequence GTGTATGGAACAAGAGGGTGTTTTATAAAGGAAACGGAAGATAGACAGGAAGAACATCTAAAACTATTTTATATGCCATATCATCCAGATTTTGGAATTGACTCGCCCAAACATTATGGAACATTAATTTACTATGATAACAAGGAAAATTATCACGAAGAAAAAGTAATTTCAGAAAGAGGTGATTATGGCAGAGTTTATGATGATTTATATGAGGCAATAAAAAATGGAAAAGAAAAAACTATTAAGGATGAGGAAATACTTTATCAAATAAAGATTTTGGAAGAAGGAAGTAAGAATTTAAAATAA